A single region of the Actinoplanes sp. SE50/110 genome encodes:
- the infA gene encoding translation initiation factor IF-1 has product MPDASRGIQQEGLVVECLRNATFRVELPNGHVVLAHISGKIRKNYIKILPYDRVLVEISPYDLTRGRILYRYRN; this is encoded by the coding sequence ATGCCTGACGCGAGCCGCGGCATCCAGCAGGAGGGCCTGGTGGTCGAGTGCCTGCGCAACGCCACCTTCCGGGTGGAGCTGCCGAACGGGCACGTGGTGCTCGCCCACATCAGCGGAAAGATCAGGAAGAACTACATCAAGATCCTTCCGTACGACCGGGTGCTGGTCGAGATCAGCCCGTATGACCTGACCAGGGGCCGGATTCTCTACCGCTACCGGAACTGA
- a CDS encoding TetR/AcrR family transcriptional regulator gives MDADRTPRERLVAAARSLAAERGWDKVRMADVARAAGMSRQTVYNEFGDRAGVAQALAVWEIEQFTGAVRERLFAAGADVRGAAYAAILHTLREAAGNPLIRSILDSSADGLFPYLTTRSDLVLAAAATVIREWADACVPGVDAALAAESIVRLTVSHIVLPGESPEASAAALAEVFVRLLR, from the coding sequence ATGGATGCCGACCGCACGCCCCGCGAACGTCTGGTTGCCGCGGCCCGCTCGCTGGCGGCCGAGCGTGGCTGGGACAAGGTGCGGATGGCCGATGTGGCGCGGGCCGCGGGGATGAGCCGGCAGACGGTCTACAACGAGTTCGGTGATCGCGCCGGTGTGGCGCAGGCGCTCGCCGTGTGGGAGATCGAGCAGTTCACCGGCGCGGTCCGGGAGCGGCTGTTCGCGGCGGGTGCGGACGTGCGGGGCGCCGCGTACGCCGCGATCCTGCACACCCTGCGGGAGGCCGCCGGCAACCCGCTGATCCGCTCCATCCTGGACAGCTCCGCCGACGGCCTGTTCCCGTATCTGACCACCCGCTCCGACCTGGTGCTCGCGGCGGCGGCCACGGTGATCCGGGAGTGGGCCGACGCGTGCGTGCCGGGCGTGGACGCGGCGCTGGCCGCCGAGTCGATCGTGCGGCTCACCGTCAGCCACATCGTGCTGCCGGGGGAGTCGCCGGAGGCGTCGGCGGCCGCGCTGGCCGAGGTGTTCGTGCGGCTACTGCGCTGA
- a CDS encoding alkane 1-monooxygenase: MTAAVAGSWRDVKRPLWPLALVVPALPFAALLLARATGSGWAWWLTPVFILGVIPVIDLLVGDDRANPPEEAVPALQASPYYRWITFLFLPAQYAALVITCAAWTRQPGLGLVLTAGLVNGIAINTAHELGHKRETVERWLSKIALAPTGYGHFFVEHNRGHHVRVATPEDPASSRLGESFWRFWPRTVLGSLRSAWHLETSRHRLRGRSPWRLHNDILNAWLMTVVLFAALTAVFGPAILVFLVLQAVVGFSVLEAVNYLEHYGLLRQRTPTGRYEKVDPRHSWNSDRLTTNIFLFQLQRHSDHHANPQRRYQTLRTFEVSPQLPAGYATMLLLALVPPLWRRVMDHRVLDHYRGDATLANAAGRSAQ, from the coding sequence ATGACCGCTGCTGTAGCCGGGTCGTGGCGTGACGTCAAACGTCCGCTGTGGCCACTCGCCCTCGTGGTTCCCGCCCTGCCCTTCGCCGCCCTGCTGCTCGCCCGCGCCACCGGATCCGGGTGGGCGTGGTGGCTCACCCCGGTCTTCATCCTCGGCGTCATCCCGGTCATCGACCTGCTGGTCGGCGACGACCGCGCCAACCCGCCCGAGGAGGCGGTGCCCGCCCTGCAGGCGTCGCCGTACTACCGCTGGATCACCTTCCTGTTCCTGCCCGCGCAGTACGCCGCACTGGTGATCACCTGCGCCGCCTGGACCCGGCAGCCCGGGCTCGGCCTGGTGCTGACCGCCGGCCTGGTCAACGGCATCGCCATCAACACCGCCCACGAGCTCGGTCACAAGCGGGAGACCGTCGAACGCTGGCTTTCCAAGATCGCGCTGGCGCCCACCGGCTACGGCCACTTCTTCGTCGAACACAACCGGGGTCATCACGTCCGCGTCGCCACCCCGGAAGACCCGGCCAGCTCCCGGCTCGGCGAGTCGTTCTGGCGCTTCTGGCCGCGGACCGTGCTCGGCAGCCTCCGCTCCGCCTGGCACCTGGAGACCAGCCGGCACCGCCTCCGCGGCCGCAGCCCGTGGCGGCTGCACAACGACATCCTCAACGCGTGGCTGATGACCGTCGTCCTGTTCGCCGCGTTGACCGCCGTCTTCGGCCCCGCCATCCTGGTCTTCCTGGTGCTGCAGGCGGTGGTCGGCTTCTCCGTCCTGGAGGCGGTCAACTACCTGGAGCACTACGGGCTGCTGCGGCAACGCACCCCGACCGGCCGCTACGAGAAGGTCGACCCGCGGCACAGCTGGAACAGCGACCGGCTCACCACCAACATCTTCCTGTTCCAGTTGCAGCGCCACAGCGACCACCACGCCAACCCGCAGCGGCGCTACCAGACGCTGCGTACCTTCGAGGTCTCACCGCAACTTCCCGCGGGGTACGCCACGATGCTGCTCCTGGCGCTCGTCCCCCCGTTGTGGCGGCGGGTGATGGACCACCGGGTCCTCGACCACTACCGCGGCGACGCCACCCTGGCCAACGCGGCCGGCCGGTCAGCGCAGTAG